A segment of the Fusarium musae strain F31 chromosome 2, whole genome shotgun sequence genome:
CCTCAGGGCTTCATGTATGAATCTGGCGCACTTCATGCTGGAGATGTCAGCTTTGGACTCCAGGCTGCACGAACAGCCCTTGGAAAGCGCATCACCAAGGAATGGGTCGTCATCGGACATAGTGAAGGTGGTATGACTGCCTGGAGAACTGACGAACGAGAGGCCAAGCCCAGCAAGGCCACTGGTGGCTTCCTCGGTGCTGTGGCAATCGCCCCAGCTCTCCAGCCCATCAAGCTCATTCCCGAGTCCTTCCGACGGGCAAAAGATGGTCCAGCTGGCGATGTTGTGtctatcttcctcctccaatcCATCTCACGCCTCTACCCCTCCATCAAGGTTGAAGACTACGCCACGGACATTGTCCTCAGCCGCATCGCCCTTGCAGACCAGGGTTGTATTAACACAGGAGGCACACTCTATGGTAGCCTTACCGTGAAACAGCTATACAAGAACACTAGCTGGGTTGAGCATCCCGACTTTATTGACTGGCAGAAGCGTTACAACGGCGCTGGAGAACACCCTCTCGCAGCACCCATGCTTGTTATCCAGGGAGATGATGACATTCTAACATACGCTGAGTATGCTGAAGAGGACTTCAATGCCACTTGCAAGAAGCATCCCGAGTCGACTGCTGAGTATAGACTTTACCATAAGACGGATCATGGTCTTGCTCTTTCAGTTTCCCAGGCTGACTTCTTTCCCTGGATCGCGGACCGTTTCAACAAGGTCAAGTTGAACAAGGGCTGCAAGAAGACTGTTATCAAGCCAGTCACGAAGAACTTCGGACTTACCAGCCAGGAGTGGCAAGTGGACCTCCTATGAGCgtcttgatggtgttgtgagGTCGAAGTGGAGGGAGGTTTCTTGTCATCGTTGTTGCATATGTACTTAGCCAGCCgtcttactattactaagcCTGTTACTGATATCTTTGGTCCTACGAGCCAAAACTGGCAGGTTGAGCTGTTCAGGCCAATGGACAAATGCAATGAGATCTGACTCACCATTTTTGGGTTATTGAAGCAGTAGGATATTTGTGAATTTGTACATATTTATGCAACAACGGTCCTCTGGCAATTAATCTTCCGTACATCAATGCCTGCTGCAGAGCCGATGCGTCATAGCATGTATCTTTACcagtaaaagacttatttCATTGCTTCGTTTGAGGGGGCTGTCGCTGATTCGCAGAGACGGTGTAGTCCTACCACAGGATCGTAAGGTGCTCGTTGAGATCTCAAGAAGAAATCCAGCGACGGGTTTCATATTGAACCAATCAGCCAATAGCGGTCTCAGCGACCTTTATCTTGTTACTGCAACATGTTGGTGGCTTCGAATTTGTGAGGGCGGGGTACTTGGGAGGCCCACCAGATTCCTGTGCCACCCAACATGTGTTCCTTTCTCTCTGTTGCGAACATGTAACCAGTACTTTCATTCATCTTACGTGGGTTTTATCAGTTTTACTTCTTATCACAAATTCTTACCTCTGTGTCAGCATGGATAATTCGTCGTTAATGCTGgccctccagctccaacaACAGGACCTAAGCCTATGGGAACAGTCCAGGAAGGGAAAGCAGCGCGAGGGTCAAGTGACAGATTCCgatcttgctcttgaagcttgtcgtcatgagcttgagcttaTGGCAGCTCAGATCTCCGATCAAGCATTGGCCCTTAGCATCGCAAGAGCTGTTGAGTCGGATGGGCAGCTTATTAGAGAAGCTCAGTTGGCGGAGGAGCAAGCTGCCAAGGATCGTGAATATGCCGTCAGACTGTCAAATGATCCCATTGCAGCAACAAGATCGGATCCCGCGAAGGCGAAGAAACTCCAAAGAGTAGAGGAAGAGCacgatgatgatttgatCGACATCCTGAGATCAATGAATCTAGGCGGCTTTGACTACTCAATGTCGGGCCAACCTGAGTCGTCAAGCtgggcatcatcaagaaaaCCGCCTCAGACGCGGGAGTGCATCGCCTGCAACGACCGTTTCCCGCCTCTTGCATTGTCTCAGTCACCTTGTTCCCACGATTACTGTCGAGAGTGCCTCGTTAGCTTGGTTCGTTCGTCTCTGCAGGATGAGACTCTATTTCCACCGCGATGCTGTGGCCAAAACATTCCCATCAAACAAGGCCGATGGTTGTCGCCAGAACTTGTCGGACAGTTCCAAGCAAAGAAGCTGGAATTCGAGACCCCAAATCGGACTTACTGCAGCGAGCCTTCCTGCTCAACATTTGTACCGCCAGCCTTCATCTCTGGTGATAGAGCTACTTGTCCAAAGTGTAATCGGATGACTTGTATCCACTGCAAGGGGCCACACCATCTCGGTGTCTGTCCTAGTGATACCGCCTCGCAGCAAGTCTTGCAGCTTGCGGACCAAAATGGCTGGCAACAGTGCTTCAACTGCCGAAGGCTGGTTGAGTTAAACTATGGATGCTATCATATAAGTAAGTCCCGAGGAGGTTGAGCATGTTGCAAGGTTACTGATCTGGAGCGCAGCCTGTCTTTGTAAAGCACAGTTTTGTTATATTTGCGGCAAGAAGTGGAAGAGTTGCAAGTGTCCCCATTGGGAAGAAAGGCGCCTGATGCGAAGAGTCAATGACATTGTCAACCGAGATGACAACGTTGGCCAGTTGAACGCGAGGGCACGGCAGGCACGTGTTGAACAGGAGAGATTGAATCTGATGCAGAATCATGAGTGCACGCACAGAACTTGGAACTACCGTGGTGGTCGTCACCGCTGCGAGGAATGTCGCGACGTTCTTCCGCACTATATTTTCGAGTGCCCTCAATGCCATGTCATGGCTTGCAGAAGATGCCGATATAACCGCCTTTGAACCAGCTGTTCCATAGTCATACATGACTTGAGCATTGAAGATTGGAAGAATGGACATTAGACAATTTTAAATGCCAGCATCCTTTCAATGCCTATGCTATGCATAAACTGATAATATGATTACATTATATGCTGCCAATAAAGTAGCTAAAAGATAGTGATCGAAGAAGAGCCTATCAGCTGGCATCTTGATAAGGTGCGCATGGTTATACAGAGTTCGGAGTCCAGCCCTTCACTTGGACCAAGTATTCCTTGATGCTTCTCTCACTGGGTCACCGGACTCATACTAGAACTAACACCAGGGTACTTCGACTCCTCCTTCCAGGCTTCCGGGGCTTTGCAAATCCTTATATCCTTCCCTTTCGCTTTGTACATGACCCTATTTTGGCAGTTGTCGCAGATGTGTTCAATGTCGAATGACCACTTTGCCATATACGGAGCGACTGCTCCACAGACTGTTGTCATCAGTAGCGCAACCGCTTGTAGGCTGTCATTTGTTAGCGGAGTCTCTGTCGAGGTGACGTCTTTCACGTACTGAGTTGTGCTTGacggcttcttcttcactcttGTTTCGCTTCGGCGTAGACAGAACGGACAATCGATGGCTTCGGGTTGGTCCCCAAGGAGATGCAGAGGTGTTACAGTATTTGAGACTGGGGGAGCAGGTATGACTTCCAAGCCAGAAGCATATTCAGTATCTGTTTGTGACGTTACACTCATAGGTAAATTATCGCGATTATGAGCGTATTCCACAAGCGCAAGCTCGGGCGCATCGTGCATGACAGCTTGTGGAAGGCAATCAGAGTCAGCTCGAGGGGCGTGTGCTACTTCGAGTGTACTATGGTTGCGAGAGTCGAGATCCGTTCCCGTAAGGGGCGGTAATGTAAATGACTCGGTCGATCGAGAGTTTATAGGCGTCATGGCCATTGGTGACACCGAGACATTAAAGGCGACTGGGCTTGAGGTCGTTGTCATAGGAGACACAAAGCCATCTGATGTGAGGGGATCTGTTGTAGTTGCCTCTGAGTagcttggtggtggtagGGAACTTTTCATGTTAGTACAAGACTTGTAGAGGGCGAAGAAGCTTCTCACCCTGCTGGGACATGGTACAACTGCCGGTCTTTGGAGTCCATCAGGAGGGAAGGGAACATGAGAAAAGTGACAAAACCTGGCAGCATTCCACTAGGAAGAGCAGGAGACAAGATATTTAACTAGCTCAATGCAAGCTCGACCATGGCCCATTAGGCTCATGTGTTCGGCATCGACGGAGCTTCTCAGAACAAGCGATCAACCCACTAATAGTTATTTCAAGGCCCTACGAGGCCAAGTTTAGATTAAAGTGAAACTCTATAGCATCTCGGCCACGCGTAGCGTGCGCAATGATCAACCCCAGAGCCGTAATGCAATTTGAAATCATGCCGCAGATGGCACTAGCCAACGGCACAATCCGGTACCGAAACCGAAACCGAGAGCGGCACCGAGGCCGCCTCAACCAATCAAATAGCAGCTGCCTCATGAGAGAATGACGATCAAAAGGGCCCAGACTGAGCACTGAGCTTTGTTGACGTTCCTGAGATTCTAACAAGCTTATTTGGTTGGGTCGGGTTAAATATAGTGCCAGTAGGGCTGGTTTTCCGGGTTGTGCTATGTCTCTAAGCCTCAGAGCTCGGTTTCTCTTTTGCACTTTGTAGGTTTTTTCGAATACGTGTATGAGAATCTACGGTAACTGCCgcgtaattaataaagttgaGACTTATTGATTCAGATTGTCTTGAGTCGATTGCTAATGTTATAAATGTTGGTACTTCCATCACTATCCAGCTTGATCATTATCTCaagcctcaacatcctcattcCATTGTAATCGCGCGAccgtttctttttcttcactACCTTCAAAAACTTCATCAAAATGATGCCTGTATttctcaagaagatggagcCGTTCTTCACCCTCCGCAACAAAATCCCCCTGCAGATTGTTATAGTCACCTTGATCATTACCGTCATCACCCTCTCAGGCGTGCGACTCATCTTGCCCAATCGGCCCCCAGGTCGCTCCACCACTATGGGTCTCGGCATGGTAAGCCTATTTTCCGACACGCGATCCCTCAGATCTAACATGTTTCTTCTCAGGGGGCCAAgtccctcatcatcctggCCTACGAGATCCTCACCGAGCACTCTCTCCGCTTCCATCGCTGGAGCAGCCTCAAGGCTTACTTCATCCTTAATGCCATGGAAGTTGTCTTCTGGGCAGCTGTTGCGTTTATGATGATTCGAGGTAACTCTCAGCTTTGTGTCGGAACGAGCTGCGCGCTGGGTTGGGTTGTCTTTGTGTTGGCTGGTTTCTTGAGGTAtgtccttctcagcatcaataCCAGATCGCGACTAACAAATCAGCCCGATTTACAAGTACCTTGCTGTGGTCACCTATCTGGATTGGCGATTTTACAAGAAGAACGGCTTTCCCCGcgggacgaggatgaagaatacGGATGAGTCGCTTAGCACTCTCCGCTCTGATGATACCGCGTATCGCCACTAAGAAGCGACACGACGGCCGTGATAAGGTTGAGAGCCTGAAAGAGGCACGGGGCCAGGGCTGCGTCACAAGATTTTCAAGGAGTTACCTGGGCTTGTATGGATGGAGTTATTGTGGAATTATCTATGCATTCGTTTGGCTTTTGTATTCCAGCCATCTTTCCTTTTGTTCAACATCTAGATGGTTTCTCTCTCTTTAGATTCAATGAACTTGAGCATTTTTCTCACATTCAATTGCTCCCAAGCACCACTCCAGCAATGACGACCATCGAGGTCCCATTTCGTTCCGGATATCTTGTAGCACAGGCTTGCCCCAATTCCTCATGAACCATTGTGATCTTCCAACTCGATCCAGAATGACACAATAGTGCGCGAGGATACAAAGTGCAATAGGGTGTCGCTGCCTGATGAGATCCAGAAATTCCGAGCTGACAGATAAACACCAAGTCATGGCAATTCGCTCATCAGGCTTAGTCGTTGCTCCAATGTGATTCTCTATCCAGGTGATTGCTGATGCGATCGAGTCTTGACATATCGCGATTCCCTCATCTTCGAAGCCATCTGGTATGGCAATTTGTCGAAGCTGTGTGAGCGTGGCGTCAAGAAGAGGCGTCGAGCCAGACTGGCTTCCCAGGACGAACAGATGTCCAATCCTGCTCTCTTTGAGTAATGGCTCATATCTGTTCAGAATGTCACTCATACCCCGAATAAGCACAAAAACATCGAGAAGATCGTCAATACGAGGCTGTTGACCAGCATTGTGAGCCCCGAGACCAGCGAACGCTCCAATGCCCAGTAGTGAGgatgataaaaagatctCCACGCAGCTCTCTTCAGTGATGCACGCGACAGCTGAACGAAGACCGGCGATAGCCTTATTTTGGTGTTGTGATGCACAAATAGCGTAGTCTGGACGATCTGGATGCAGGGAGGCCAAGTGGAATGCAGATACAGACAAGActtgatggagaagataGACATGGCTCAGCGATAGCCGGGGTAGCTCAATCTGCCATATTTGCCGAAGCTCATCTGCTCGCGGAAGGGTAAGGTAAGTAGACGTCGAATACTGGTGCATCAACTCAAGATCCGTGAGCCAAGTACTTTGCTCTATTGACTCTTGGCCTGTTACGAACTTGGCTAGGTACGGCAATGGATCAGGGCTCGCGATCGACGAGTTGGCATTCGAGCTTTTCTGACGATCATGTCTCAGGGCATCGGTCTGTGTGATCAATCAAGTCAGCGTCTGTTTATATCCACATAGATAACAACCTACGGACTTTATCAGCTGAACGCGCTCGTCGTACTTCCGAGGGTTCCTGGTAGACACAGGATAAGCCGTGTCTCTCGCACGCTGAGCAAGGCTGCTTCTCATCACACTGGCTGGGTAATTAGTCTGACGGCATTGACGTGTGCTGAGTACTCCGTTCTCACCTTGACGCGTCGTTGTTTACAGCGCATGCAACCCCTTCGAGACTTTTTGTACCCTAAGCGTGGGGGCATTGTGGCAGTTTTGTCGGTTGTTCTTTTGCTGAATGGTTTCGCTATCGCTTTCGCGATGGGCTTTGGGCGGTTAGTGATTGATAGGGTTGCATGAAATGGATGAATTAAGGTTGATCAGTGGAGATCAATTATGCAAAATTATAAATGCTGCTTATGTAAAAACTGTTTCTGCCTATTTAGctagcttaaaaaaaagagtaattaagtatataacttttttattttaagaaataaagcttttttttttaataacacatctttatatactttataagtttaatatattttttttatatagctagccACACTGCCCTTTCCCtatcttattttttaatGGCGAGGAGAAATCCATCGTAGTTCTTCTCCCCAACTGTTTGAATCACCGTTGCGTCAACACGGTCATCCTTCCCAATCGCTTCTATGAGTTGTCTAGTGCCTAAGACGCGATCATCTTTCTTAGCTTCATCGGCAGAAGCAACCTTGCCGTTCCGAACAACGTTGTCTACGATGATAGCTGTATTGGGACTTGTCATGCAGACTGCCAGATTGAAGTATGCGAGATTGTCTTGCTTATTCGCATCGATAAAGACAAAGTCAAACGGCGGTCGTTCTCCAGTTTCAACTTGGGTCGCCAATAACGGAAGAATGTCGAGGCCAGCACCCTGAAGGATCTCAACTTGTTCCTTTAAGCCCGCTCCTGTAAGATTGTCCGATGCCACAGCAGCGTACTCCTTGTTTATCTCTATCGTCGTTACCTTAACGGTTGGCCCCGCTAATGCCATCCATGCCGCGCTGTAACCACCTAGTGTACCGACTTCGAGAACATTGGTGGCATTGCAAAGCTGGACTTGTAGCTTGAGAAACTTGGCCTGTGCTGAAGAACAGGCGATATCTGGGAGGCCGGCGGCAACGGAATCGCGGTAGATTTTATCCATTGCTGAGATGTACGAGTCTTTTGCATTATTTAAAAGGTGTGAGTTGACGTAATTGTCAACTTCGACATGCCTCGAATCTCTCTCGTAAGTAGAGTCATATGACTGTGAGTCAACGGGCGTGAACTTTGGAGCCGACATGATATATATCAATGGCCAATGTGCTATTTGGCGGAGAGATCGTCTTTTAGTCGGTTGAGCTTAAAAGATGACGTAAAGGTGggataaataagatattaaatatatacagCAGCAAATGTCAATCGCGCCCTTTAACAGCTCGAAAAGTTCTCATTCGAGCTAGAAAATCAAATTTGTGGGACTCAAATCATTCTAACGCCTCTCTCTTCGGCCCGAAGTCAGTCTTTCCGGCTTCCGGCGAGTATGACTTTGTCCGCTGAACTACGGGCATTGTGTCACCCCAAGACTCAATAGGAGGCTAAAGGCAATAATGGAGTCAATTGAATAAGTCAGCAATGTATACAACTAATAACAGTAAGGTATGGACAAACACCAGCCCAGCATTCTAAAAATATTCTGCAGGATCAAGACATGAATCATAACGACAGAGGTCAGGGAGTATGCTTGATGTCTTGACTTCTGGCTCATCTCCATCGTACAAGTGTTAGTATGACGGCTCGCCCTTCAGTTTGGGCTTTCATCCCCAAGTAAATTGAACGGATTGGGAGGCGTGAATGAAGAGAGCTTTAGTCCAACTTTCAATCTGGCAATGAAAGCATGATATCCTCCTGTAGCAGTTTGAGGACGGTTGACAAGGTCTGTGGTGTATAAGGTCTAATGGCTTTTGCTTCCTGGATGGTCTGGAATGTGCCAACTATCTAAGGGTTGGGATATCTTGGTAACGTGCCGAGCGGCGACTGCCAAGGTAGTCAATATATACGGCAACACTCAATCCGACCTCCAACGAATGGGCTCCGTCAGTGTTCTGATCTGAGCCAGCAGATCTTTCGAAGAGGTTCCGCAGCTAAAACCAAGTGTTACCGGTAGCTAACGTCGCGATCGTGCTGTTATTTGAGAAAAGAGAGCTGTGGTTAGTGGCGTCGTGGTTAAGATTCTGGTCGGCACCTACCGTCCCGAGATAGGTGGAGGGTCCTTATACTACTGAGCTTGACCAGGCCTCGGGCCAGGTCCGAAGAAATCGCTAGATACATAAAGCGAGAACCCATGTACTTTTCCAATGATTTGCAACGGGTCCTGGAGCACAACAGACTACACCCTGGAATGTCTACTTCCTGATAACATTGCCAGATCCTAAATCCagaaaaagatataagtaattactagtagctataaaaCGAgataatcttatttatagaattaaggaaatataatatactaaagatattttaatatccTCTTTTTATtgttatataaaaaataatttattatttaaaaagcttatattaattaagttattaaataaagtttaaataaatattaaattcaAGTAAGAAAAAGATTATCTAGAACTGTTTCCTAGTAAATGCCTGTAAAATCTAATTGCTCCATTTGCCAACGGTCTAAAAAGTCAAACCCGATAAAGTCCCCATACAAGAATGACTGATCATCCTGGGGTAAAGTCATATCTGTTGGAGGCGGTTGCAATATTTGCCCATCGCTTAAAGTTTGGTCTTGGGGGATGGTCTGGATCGTGCTGATTTGCTCAGTATCGCTCGTCGACATTGGATAAAGCTTGTTCTTGGAGAGGACAATCTCGAATGCCGGCAGAGCTCTCTTGATAGCAGGAGTATCGCGAATCTGGTCAAGTGCAAGCATGGTGTGTTGAACCGATATCCGAGCCATTGAGCGAATGAGGCTGGACTCTGCAGCGTCAAGCGCAGACTCTATATGCAGGGCTAAAAGGGCAGTAATAGTAGTAATgctgagaaagaaaaggtcaGAAAGTTCAGGGATGCAAGGATCAGAGGCAGTACTTACAAAGTGGTTGGCAACTTTTGAATCGTGTTGTTGATCATGACGCGTTTAACGATGGTGTCAAGCTCAAATATTGCTGATCTGAAGCGTTGCTGCGCCCACTCGCGCAAACCGCCATCGCTCATTTGCCATCGCCCACGACGCAGCAAACGACACATGATGCACTCAAAGCGATAGCTGGTAGTCAGAGCTTCGAGATGATATTTCTCACCATTTGCAAAAGACGCCATGAGCTGCATCCGCTCGGGGAGTGATGTTCGCCACGCATCAAGTGGCAGTATTCGCTTATGAATCTCTTCTGCAGATGGGGTTGAACTTGTCACGACAGACATGACATTCCCGACTGAGATGAATGTCAGATGATCCGTTGGTGCTAAAGGGGGCCGAGACTTACAGATCTGAGCTAACTCGCATTGAGCTATTAGGGACACCTTTTGGGCCTGTGATATTGGTGATAAGATTCCGGACCATTGCTCAATGTCTTCAGTCTCCCAGTCAGCCTCTGTGAGGGGTCTGATTGGAGGCGCATTAGCAAGCAGCCGCATGTTCTgcgtgttgatgaagaaatggaagataTCTCTGTTCTACACCGGGTTAGTCTGGCGTTCAGATTGTGAAGGTCTGGAACTCACATGTAAAACCCACCAGATTCGTCTGTAGAGCTTTTGAGATCCGTCGTCACGAAGACAACTGATATACGTAAGCAATGCCATTGTTCGAAGGCGGTGAAGGAGTCACAACTCACGCATTTTGTACACCCATCTTTGAAGCACGGCGGACTGAGTTGTGAAACCAGTACTGAAAGTCCCGGTCAGACGGATGATCCAGGATGATGGCACCAAGAATCATGGATCCTTGCAACATGGAGAGTGGATCACCCTGGCAGTGAAAGTCATGAAAGAGTTTGGCctttgagaagaaagatgctTGTGCCGTTGAACGATCTGGATAGCCGCAGCCAATCAAGACATCATGGGTGACATAGAGACTCGCAGCTGCTGCCACAGCAtgaagcaagaaaagacAACAGCTCCCCGAGCGATAACTCTGGATAAAATCTGTTCTGTTGAGGATGGGTGCAAAAGGATGTACATAGTCGAAGTATGCTTTGACTATGTTCTCCCTGGAGTAACATTAGCTCATATCATTGGTAGTGGTGAGATGGACTTACATGAATCGGGGAGGAGGAAGCTCAAAGACCTTTTTCTTCGCAAGATACTCGTTGTCAACGTCGTCAAGCTGAGGTGGTGGGTTCCAGTGATGTATTTGACTGTTGAAGCTGTCGTCTGGTTCATCGTTTGACTGATGATCACTTGCATCTGTCTGAGCCGCCGAGGTGTCATTGACTGTATCTTGGAGAATATTAAGGTAGAGTAGATCTGCCTGGGTCTGGCCTGGCGGACGACGATCCCTGGAGTGGGGAGTGTCGTTGCGTAAAGAACTGCCAGTATGGCTTGCATGGATAGACTCTTCTACTGGATCAGAATGAGAACTATCTGTTGCTTGTCTTGATACATTTGTTGGAAGCTGTTGCTGTCGTGGCTATGAATTTATGCAACTGTCAGCTTGGTACAGGCCACATGGCAGTGAACTACAGAGGACGTATCACTGGAGTGGTACGAGGGAGGCGATGAGACAGTGACTAACCGACAAAACGGAACCATTGGTATCTGGTATATTTTTCCGCGACCTGGGCGTTTCGGCATTACGTCCTTTTCTAAAACACGCATCAGCGACCAACTTTCAATTCAAAACTTGACTCATCAATGTTATTAAAACTCACACAGTCCGTCGTTTCCGCGCTGACAAGACACACTCATCCGGGCACTCTCTACTAACACAGCTGCCGCAGGGAAgcccaacaacagcagcattgCACTTGATCTTGCGCGTTCTACACGGCACGCAGGCCTTGCTAATCTTGGGCGTAGACGAGGCCCGAGACGGCAGAGGCATTGGGGAATTAGATAAACGAAAATAAATGCGGTGGATATTTTTTGTTTGTCGTGTAAGATGCCGAGATGAACGGCGGTGCGGGGTTTGGctggatgttgaagaagggtgAAATGCCGCGGGGTTTTGGACGGTGATATAGTGAGACAATGATATTGCCGTGGTCCACTTATAATTACGACTGTGGCGCCTGCAGGAATAACGTGCCGTCTGTTCCGGAGCACGCCGAGTGGTCTGCGTGGACTAAACTAGCCCAGAGTCTGCTTTCTAAGCCTGGCTATAATCCCACTCCAAAACACCGCGGACAATTCGATATCGCACGCTCGACGTGTCGCCCCCCTAAACCAACAATggaaaaaagcaaaagccaaTATTCGCTCCTTTAAGAGATGGGTGTCACGATGCCATAATCGTGCGTCTGTGAGATTGTGTCAGAAACATCACAAACAGCCCCCATTCACTATGGCTATTGATCCTCAACCCAGTTCGCCCTCGCTGTCCTCCGAGACTATTGCCAACGACACTATCGGCAATGACAACAATGTCAACGAACCCAGCGTCGAGCCAAAGACACAGGAGCATCAGCATACAGTACCACCTCGACTCTCTCGAATTTATAGTCAAGCGCACCATATCAGCAAGTCATTCATCGATCAAAACTACCCAGGAGAAGGTACAACACAAGCTCCGTATCGTATCAACTTCCTCCCCGACGATTCCCAAAATGCACAGCTGCTCCCCCGATGGAAGAAGTGGGCGTTTGTCCTCCTCCAATCTCTAGCATGTCTCGCAACTACATTTGCTAGTTCAGCGTACTCGGGCGGTATCAAGCAAGTCATTCGCGCGTTTGGCATCTCTCAAGAAGTCGCCACGCTTGGAATCTCGCTCTACGTTCTGGGTTTCACGTTTGGACCTTTGGTCTGGGCGCCCTTGTCGGAGCTTTACGGGCGCAAgaaggtcttcttcttcacctttaTGGTTGCAACGGCATTCAGTGCTGGGGCAGCCGGAGCAGGTTCCATTGCTTCTTTGCTGGTTTTGCGTTTCTTGACTGGATCTATTGGCTCTGCGCCTCTTTCGAATGCCCCGGCGTTGATTGCGGACATGTTTGACAAGTCGGAGCGAGGCTTGGCTATGTGCATGTTCTCGGGAGCCCCTTTCCTGGGACCAGCCATCGGTACGTTCACATCTTTTGTCTTGATTCGAGAAGCAACTAAAATTCTCCAGGTCCTATCGCTGGAGGCTTTCTTGGCGAAACTGCAGGTTGGCGTTGGCTCCACGGGCTCATGGCCGCCTTCACTGGCGTCACCTGGATTGCATGCACCGTCTTCATCCCAGAGACATACGCACCGTACATCCTGCGCAAGCGCGCCCAGCACATGTCCAAGCTTACGGGCAAAGTGTACATCTCAACTCTCGACGCAGACAAGCCACCAAGCTCGGCTGCTCACCAGCTCAAGAACGCATTGACCAGAccttggctgctgctgttcaAGGAGcccatcgtcttcatcacttcCATCtatatctccatcatctaCGGCACCATGTATATGTGCTTTGCCGCGTTTCCCATCGTGTTTCAGCAGGGGAGAGGCTGGAGCCAGGGTATCGGTGGCCTTGCCTTCACTGGTATTGTTATCGGTGTTATTCTGTCT
Coding sequences within it:
- the FUB11 gene encoding Efflux pump fub11 (EggNog:ENOG41~antiSMASH:Cluster_2.7~SMCOG1169:sugar transport protein), coding for MAIDPQPSSPSLSSETIANDTIGNDNNVNEPSVEPKTQEHQHTVPPRLSRIYSQAHHISKSFIDQNYPGEGTTQAPYRINFLPDDSQNAQLLPRWKKWAFVLLQSLACLATTFASSAYSGGIKQVIRAFGISQEVATLGISLYVLGFTFGPLVWAPLSELYGRKKVFFFTFMVATAFSAGAAGAGSIASLLVLRFLTGSIGSAPLSNAPALIADMFDKSERGLAMCMFSGAPFLGPAIGPIAGGFLGETAGWRWLHGLMAAFTGVTWIACTVFIPETYAPYILRKRAQHMSKLTGKVYISTLDADKPPSSAAHQLKNALTRPWLLLFKEPIVFITSIYISIIYGTMYMCFAAFPIVFQQGRGWSQGIGGLAFTGIVIGVILSIISFAFEDKRYARAARRRGAPMEPEDRLPPAIMGSLLIPIGLFWFAWTTFPSIHWIVPIIGTVFFAWGLVLVFMALLNYLIDSYVIFAASIMAANSALRSLFGAAFPLFTRQMYDGLGVQWASSIPAFLALACVPFPFLFYKYGRQIRMKCEYAAEAANVLQKMRSLHVAVTEDDAMNEAEEMWRARTHNSHASAAHSHGHRQSLSYTRSA